A stretch of Mesorhizobium sp. M2A.F.Ca.ET.046.03.2.1 DNA encodes these proteins:
- the flaF gene encoding flagellar biosynthesis regulator FlaF, translated as MYQFSYADIQTDSVADAKDRERQLLTRSIDMLAAAAAVGTDSMEAVEALHFTNRIWTTFVEDLGSSDNALPKELRANLISIGLWLLRETEDIRQGRTNNFEGLIEVSQIIRDGIQ; from the coding sequence ATGTATCAATTCTCCTACGCCGACATCCAGACCGACTCCGTCGCCGACGCCAAGGACCGGGAGCGGCAGCTGCTCACCCGCTCGATCGACATGCTGGCGGCGGCGGCCGCGGTCGGCACCGACTCCATGGAGGCGGTCGAGGCGCTGCATTTCACCAACCGCATCTGGACCACTTTCGTCGAGGATCTCGGTTCCAGCGACAACGCGCTCCCCAAGGAGCTGCGCGCCAACCTGATCTCCATCGGCCTGTGGCTGCTGCGCGAGACCGAGGACATCCGCCAGGGCCGCACCAACAATTTCGAAGGATTGATCGAGGTCTCTCAGATCATCCGAGACGGCATCCAATGA